In the Engystomops pustulosus chromosome 2, aEngPut4.maternal, whole genome shotgun sequence genome, one interval contains:
- the MFSD9 gene encoding major facilitator superfamily domain-containing protein 9 — protein sequence MGALIPKSTPNGRSLQHCLHLVGFLDLFGVSMIVPLLNHHMKSLGASPTTAGIIGSCYGILQLFSSSVVGSWSDIVGRRYALITCILISALGYGLLGISINIYIYAIARIPVGIFKHSLSISKAFLSDLVSEKERPHVMGRFNSASSMGFILGPVVGGYLTELPGGFYITALLCTCIFIINAGLVWMMPQTPDKGSIAAPYNHVSFPHNQTPKSDNTEPASVKMNGSIPNNSEHTLWSQIVSVFKKVTGVAFSQMWDIFLVRLLMAVAVMLYYSNFALAMEDRFHLTPRMTGYLISYGSTLGALAGFSLGPLSRLYQYNIYTMLLHSSVLTFFSILLYSVAPKMWIVVLSSTFLAFSTSIGRTCIVDLELTLGQKHGSGTLIGVGQSVTSVGRILVPLFSGIAQEYSPCGPPQLGAVLALASIFLMYKSKSHYDGSAQSKMKRE from the exons GACCTCTTTGGTGTGAGTATGATTGTGCCCTTGCTAAAccatcacatgaaatcactgggGGCAAGTCCAACTACAGCCGGAATAATAG GTTCCTGCTATGGTATCCTGCAACTTTTTTCTAGCTCAGTTGTG GGAAGTTGGAGCGATATTGTTGGAAGACGGTATGCCCTGATAACCTGTATTCTTATCAGTGCGCTTGGATATGGTCTTCTTGGTATATCCATTAACATCTACATCTATGCAATTGCTAGAATACCTGTGG GAATTTTTAAACACTCACTTTCAATTTCAAAAGCATTCCTCTCTGACCTTGTATCTGAGAAAGAGCGCCCTCATGTCATGGGAAGGTTTAATTCCGCATCCAGCATGGGGTTTATCCTAGGACCTGTTGTTGGTGGTTACCTTACGGAGCTGCCTGGTGGATTTTACATTACTGCTctcctgtgtacatgtatattcaTTATCAATGCAG GTCTTGTTTGGATGATGCCCCAGACACCAGACAAAGGGAGCATTGCAGCACCTTATAACCATGTGAGCTTTCCTCATAACCAGACACCTAAATCTGATAATACAGAACCTGCATCAGTGAAAATGAATGGATCAATACCAAACAACTCAGAGCATACCTTGTGGTCGCAGATTGTATCGGTTTTCAAGAAAGTGACGGGTGTGGCTTTTTCTCAGATGTGGGACATCTTTCTGGTTCGCCTGCTAATGGCAGTCGCTGTGATGCTGTATTATAGTAACTTTGCTCTGGCAATGGAGGACAGATTCCATCTGACTCCTCGGATGACTGGCTATTTGATAAGCTATGGCAGCACTCTGGGAGCTCTGGCTGGATTTTCGCTGGGACCACTTTCTAGACTTTATCAATATAACATCTACACTATGTTGTTACATTCCAGTGTTCTCACATTTTTTTCCATCCTGTTATATTCAGTGGCACCTAAGATGTGGATCGTTGTATTGTCTTCAACATTCTTGGCGTTTTCTACAAGTATAGGAAGAACATGTATAGTGGACCTAGAACTCACCCTTGGGCAGAAGCATGGAAGTGGTACTCTCATAGGTGTTGGACAGTCTGTGACATCAGTAGGGCGCATACTTGTTCCCCTCTTCTCAGGAATTGCACAAGAATATAGTCCTTGTGGCCCACCACAGCTTGGAGCTGTATTGGCATTAGCATCCATATTTCTAATGTATAAAAGTAAATCACATTATGATGGGTCAGCACAAAGCAAAATGAAAAGGGAATAA